Proteins encoded in a region of the Lycium ferocissimum isolate CSIRO_LF1 unplaced genomic scaffold, AGI_CSIRO_Lferr_CH_V1 ctg105, whole genome shotgun sequence genome:
- the LOC132041494 gene encoding mannosyltransferase APTG1 isoform X1 → MRQRKNLDTSSTDNNTTNNNPKTSKNNKFTPPLLKKVFFLCLFFRFVNALLVQTYFNPDEHWQALEVAHQITFGYGHLTWEWEKGIRSYLHPVIFAALYKVLAFFHLDKPWFMIRTPRLLQSIFSAFGDLYLFKLSQEIFGDRVAKFTLFAQLTNWFMFFCITRTLSNSLETVLTIVSLYYWPCIRPSSSKISRGSRKWALAIAAFACAIRPTSAITWIYIGFLELYLTRDRLKFVLLEVIPIGTLILGFTFLVDRWMYGTWVLVPLNFLKFNFLSSGGDYYGTHVWHWYFTQGFTVMVFTFLPFSLAGIFKSKQWKLSGLVAWSLAVYSLLGHKEFRFVLPVLPIALMFSGYWLATIGEPDKSNGRGKRSPSTYGRCSTKLQLAILFLAVSNIPMAFYMSMVHQRGTEDVMNYLSGEAYNGKVKSIVFFTPCHATPYYSTLHRNISMRFLDCTPSEDKGALDESDRFLVDPAGFATEFAKNWSIPSHIVLFDSQEKLLKDFLALHNFEEIKRFFHAHFKVDRELQASVAVYTRKEGQ, encoded by the exons ATGAGACAAAGAAAGAATCTTGATACTTCATCAACTGATAACAATACCACCAATAACAAccccaaaacttccaaaaacaaCAAATTCACACCCCCTTTAttgaaaaaagtattttttctttgtttgttttttagaTTTGTTAATGCTTTATTGGTTCAAACATATTTTAATCCAGATGAACATTGGCAAGCCCTTGAAGTTGCACATCAAATCACTTTTGG atATGGACATTTGACATGGGAATGGGAAAAGGGTATAAGGAGTTATTTGCATCCAGTGATATTTGCTGCTTTGTATAAAGTTCTTGCCTTTTTTCATCTTGACAAACCTTGGTTCATG ATAAGGACTCCACGATTGCTACAGTCAATTTTTTCAGCTTTCGGGGACCTCTATTTGTTTAAGCTCTCTCAAGAGATATTTGGTGACCGTGTTGCGAAGTTCACG CTTTTTGCCCAGTTGACAAACTGGTTCATGTTTTTCTGTATCACGCGTACTTTATCCAATAGTCTGGAGACTGTTCTTACTATTGTGAGCCTGTACTACTGGCCTTGCATTAGACCATCTTCTAGTAAAATTTCTCGGGGGTCAAGAAAATGGGCTTTAGCTATAGCTGCATTCGCATGTGCAATCCGACCTACAAGTGCCATTACATGGATCTATATTGGTTTCCTAGAGCTGTACCTGACACGGGATAGGCTGAAATTTGTTCTTCTTGAGGTGATTCCTATTGG GACATTAATTCTGGGATTCACTTTTCTGGTGGATCGCTGGATGTATGGGACTTGGGTTCTCGTGCCTTTGAACTTTCTGAAGTTCAATTTTCTCTCTTCTGGTGGAGACTACTATGGAACTCATGTGTGGCATTGGTACTTCACTCAGGGTTTTACAGTTATGGTCTTCACATTCTTACCGTTTTCGCTTGCTGGCATTTTCAAGTCTAAGCAGTGGAAGCTATCTGGTCTAGTTGCATGGAGTTTGGCAGTTTATAGCTTGTTGGGTCACAAAGAGTTCAG GTTCGTCCTCCCTGTGCTTCCAATTGCTTTAATGTTTTCTGGCTACTGGTTGGCAACAATTGGAGAGCCCGATAAGTCTAATGGTCGAGGTAAAAGATCTCCAAGCACTTATGGCAGATGCTCAACAAAATTGCAACTGGCCATCCTGTTCCTAGCAGTTAGTAATATTCCAATGGCATTTTACATGAGTATGGTTCATCAG AGAGGGACAGAGGATGTGATGAACTATCTCTCTGGAGAGGCGTACAATGGGAAAGTGAAAAGCATCGTTTTCTTTACACCGTGTCATGCCACACCTTACTACTCAACTCTTCACCGTAACATTTCCATGCGTTTCTTAGATTGCACGCCAAG TGAAGATAAAGGCGCTCTAGACGAGTCTGATCGGTTCCTGGTGGATCCAGCTGGTTTTGCAACAGAATTTGCTAAGAACTGGTCTATACCTAGCCACATTGTGCTCTTTGACTCACAGGAAAAACTACTAAAGGACTTCCTAGCTTTGCATAATTTTGAAGag ATAAAAAGGTTCTTCCATGCTCACTTCAAGGTGGATCGAGAACTTCAGGCATCTGTTGCAGTGTACACACGGAAAGAAGGCCAGTGA
- the LOC132041506 gene encoding GCN5-related N-acetyltransferase 7, chloroplastic: MAILISPFSYTPKTSSLYISPKISNSKNGYNCNNYSSTHFGSTIFCSSQLKETFSTTPQPILIDKSCLSVYEAKSENELWAASSLRVRTFYAFHHDTLNTQDHTKYLTEREFEALTERIAGKRVGFGRVSCINATLPFSKVSNVAYDLSTSCKFSQDNSDLVVVGTLDINQCIRLPDEITGAKPKGIGADFARGYLSNVCVAGELQRNGLGYALISKAKMVAKDMGISDLYVHVAIDNEPARKLYMKCGFEQENEEPAWQARFLDRPRRLLLWTELSNSSDVSL; encoded by the exons atggcaATCCTCATCTCACCATTTTCATACACACCAAAAACTTCTTCTCTTTACATTAGTCCCAAAATATCCAACTCCAAAAATGGCTATAATTGCAATAATTACAGTAGTACACATTTTGGTTCCACTATTTTTTGTTCATCTCAACTTAAAGAAACTTTTTCAACAACCCCACAACCAATCTTGATTGATAAATCATGTTTGAGTGTATATGAAGCTAAATCTGAAAATGAATTATGGGCTGCTTCTTCTCTACGTGTTAGAACTTTTTATGCTTTTCATCATGATACCCTTAACACACAA GATCATACAAAGTACCTGACTGAACGCGAGTTTGAAGCACTGACGGAACGTATTGCTGGGAAAAGAGTCGGCTTTGGAAGAGTTTCTTGCATCAATGCCACCCTTCCATTTTCAAAAGTCTCAAATGTTGCATATGATTTGAGTACTTCTTGTAAA TTTTCTCAGGATAACTCAGATCTGGTTGTCGTCGGGACACTGGATATTAACCAGTGCATCAGGCTTCCTGATGAAATCACAGGAGCGAAACCAAAG GGAATCGGAGCTGATTTTGCTAGGGGATATTTGAGTAATGTATGCGTTGCTGGAGAATTGCAAAGAAATGGCCTCGGCTACGCTCTTATTTCTAAAGCAAAAATGGTTGCTAAAGACATGG GAATAAGTGATTTATATGTCCATGTTGCCATCGACAACGAGCCAGCAAGAAAGTTGTACATGAAGTGTGGCTTTGAACAAGAGAATGAGGAACCTGCGTGGCAAGCAAGGTTCTTAGATCGACCTCGAAGGCTTCTTTTATGGACAGAACTCTCCAATTCTTCTGATGTTTCACTGTAA
- the LOC132041495 gene encoding VAN3-binding protein: MDLDSNPTISQAHPETMDFLSRTWCNFAVQAFQPEMQDQALILHENSIKNLTIDNKPPLLKMEKSMKMDDTDKSIPQWKSNDVKSWIWMQQAMHPEVNYNSYFQKKWMPWKIGPLKNVSIKKWIKEIKQKRKEEKRLQKAEVHAAISVAGVAAALAAIAAENLNHDESGRTKESAVASAAALVAAQCAKVAEAMGAKREQISSVIGSAMTGTSASEILTLTAAATTSLRGAETLKARSGYKNILNGSTPVLPIEDSNDYNFNYEKCRSILSKGAELYIEKSDGRSKLRSVSIILNSEAKAILRTRKPTMLKAFSSQNESVILDLHAELYKDSNGEETDSCYLIVLTTNRGVIKLDMMDDYQRYRIWSMTINQMLTLSTSFTKYDLQFYKS; encoded by the exons ATGGATCTCGATTCAAATCCAACAATTTCACAAGCACATCCCGAGACGATGGACTTCCTTTCGCGCACTTGGTGCAACTTCGCGGTTCAAGCTTTCCAGCCGGAGATGCAAGATCAAGCTCTCATTCTACACGAAAACTCGATCAAGAATTTAACCATCGACAATAAACCACCTCTTCTG AAGATGGAGAAGAGCATGAAGATGGATGATACAGATAAGTCAATTCCGCAATGGAAATCCAACGACGTCAAG TCGTGGATATGGATGCAGCAAGCAATGCATCCAGAGGTGAATTACAACAGCTATTTCCAGAAAAAATGG ATGCCATGGAAAATAGGACCATTAAAGAATGTGTCAATCAAGAAATGGATCAAAGAAATTAAGCAGAAGaggaaagaagagaagagattaCAGAAAGCTGAAGTACATGCAGCGATATCAGTTGCAGGTGTTGCAGCTGCCTTGGCCGCCATCGCTGCTGAAAACTTGAACCACGATGAGTCGGGACGTACCAAGGAGTCGGCTGTGGCCTCCGCAGCTGCATTGGTTGCAGCACAGTGCGCAAAAGTGGCAGAAGCTATGGGGGCAAAACGTGAACAAATTAGCAGTGTCATTGGCTCAGCCATGACTGGTACAAGCGCGAGCGAAATTTTGACACTTACAGCTGCAGCTACGACTT CACTCAGAGGAGCAGAAACGCTCAAAGCAAGATCTGGCTACAAGAATATATTAAATGGAAGCACACCAGTTCTCCCAATTGAAGATAGCAATGACTACAACTTTAACTACGAGAAGTGCAGATCAATTCTCTCCAAAGGGGCAGAGCTCTATATTGAGAAATCAGACG GAAGATCCAAGCTAAGGTCGGTGTCCATTATCTTAAATAGTGAAGCTAAG GCTATCCTAAGAACAAGGAAACCAACTATGTTGAAGGCCTTCTCAAGTCAAAACGAAA GTGTAATATTAGACCTACATGCCGAGCTCTATAAGGATTCAAACGGAGAGGAAACTGATAGTTGCTATCTTATTGTACTAACAACAAACAGGGGAGTCATCAAGCTAGATATGATGGATGATTACCAGCGATACAGAATTTGGTCAATGACTATTAACCAAATGCTGACACTCTCTACttcatttacaaaatatgaccTCCAGTTTTACAAAAGCTAA
- the LOC132041494 gene encoding mannosyltransferase APTG1 isoform X2, whose amino-acid sequence MIRTPRLLQSIFSAFGDLYLFKLSQEIFGDRVAKFTLFAQLTNWFMFFCITRTLSNSLETVLTIVSLYYWPCIRPSSSKISRGSRKWALAIAAFACAIRPTSAITWIYIGFLELYLTRDRLKFVLLEVIPIGTLILGFTFLVDRWMYGTWVLVPLNFLKFNFLSSGGDYYGTHVWHWYFTQGFTVMVFTFLPFSLAGIFKSKQWKLSGLVAWSLAVYSLLGHKEFRFVLPVLPIALMFSGYWLATIGEPDKSNGRGKRSPSTYGRCSTKLQLAILFLAVSNIPMAFYMSMVHQRGTEDVMNYLSGEAYNGKVKSIVFFTPCHATPYYSTLHRNISMRFLDCTPSEDKGALDESDRFLVDPAGFATEFAKNWSIPSHIVLFDSQEKLLKDFLALHNFEEIKRFFHAHFKVDRELQASVAVYTRKEGQ is encoded by the exons ATG ATAAGGACTCCACGATTGCTACAGTCAATTTTTTCAGCTTTCGGGGACCTCTATTTGTTTAAGCTCTCTCAAGAGATATTTGGTGACCGTGTTGCGAAGTTCACG CTTTTTGCCCAGTTGACAAACTGGTTCATGTTTTTCTGTATCACGCGTACTTTATCCAATAGTCTGGAGACTGTTCTTACTATTGTGAGCCTGTACTACTGGCCTTGCATTAGACCATCTTCTAGTAAAATTTCTCGGGGGTCAAGAAAATGGGCTTTAGCTATAGCTGCATTCGCATGTGCAATCCGACCTACAAGTGCCATTACATGGATCTATATTGGTTTCCTAGAGCTGTACCTGACACGGGATAGGCTGAAATTTGTTCTTCTTGAGGTGATTCCTATTGG GACATTAATTCTGGGATTCACTTTTCTGGTGGATCGCTGGATGTATGGGACTTGGGTTCTCGTGCCTTTGAACTTTCTGAAGTTCAATTTTCTCTCTTCTGGTGGAGACTACTATGGAACTCATGTGTGGCATTGGTACTTCACTCAGGGTTTTACAGTTATGGTCTTCACATTCTTACCGTTTTCGCTTGCTGGCATTTTCAAGTCTAAGCAGTGGAAGCTATCTGGTCTAGTTGCATGGAGTTTGGCAGTTTATAGCTTGTTGGGTCACAAAGAGTTCAG GTTCGTCCTCCCTGTGCTTCCAATTGCTTTAATGTTTTCTGGCTACTGGTTGGCAACAATTGGAGAGCCCGATAAGTCTAATGGTCGAGGTAAAAGATCTCCAAGCACTTATGGCAGATGCTCAACAAAATTGCAACTGGCCATCCTGTTCCTAGCAGTTAGTAATATTCCAATGGCATTTTACATGAGTATGGTTCATCAG AGAGGGACAGAGGATGTGATGAACTATCTCTCTGGAGAGGCGTACAATGGGAAAGTGAAAAGCATCGTTTTCTTTACACCGTGTCATGCCACACCTTACTACTCAACTCTTCACCGTAACATTTCCATGCGTTTCTTAGATTGCACGCCAAG TGAAGATAAAGGCGCTCTAGACGAGTCTGATCGGTTCCTGGTGGATCCAGCTGGTTTTGCAACAGAATTTGCTAAGAACTGGTCTATACCTAGCCACATTGTGCTCTTTGACTCACAGGAAAAACTACTAAAGGACTTCCTAGCTTTGCATAATTTTGAAGag ATAAAAAGGTTCTTCCATGCTCACTTCAAGGTGGATCGAGAACTTCAGGCATCTGTTGCAGTGTACACACGGAAAGAAGGCCAGTGA